One stretch of Bombus terrestris chromosome 5, iyBomTerr1.2, whole genome shotgun sequence DNA includes these proteins:
- the LOC100645817 gene encoding LHFPL tetraspan subfamily member 5 protein: protein MGSKIEYVESSHMYATNYIRNSKAIGVLWGIFTICYAIIGVVAFVTPEWLGDLEHENPGRFGLWTRCSYGGNGELGEECIGRLDDLSTIANIPFRVSTILVGVAVIIALLTICAMLLFFFCQSTTVFYLCAWMQVVSAISMAIGVCIYPLGWDSPLIRAVCGAAASRYNPGACAVRWAIPLAAIAALDAATLAALAFILASRHVRLQPEPFNNGSLYKGEVNPGYVNEAQSVAGSRKSLSLRPVLLVAPPEQDRYSELSRAKSHSHHSLYTPAPSHPAHTMSTNTLNHSQHNFQL, encoded by the exons ATGGGCTCGAAGATAGAGTATGTGGAATCTTCTCATATGTACGCGACGAATTATATTCGTAATTCGAAGGCGATCGGTGTTCTCTGGGGTATTTTCACCATATGCTACGCTATAATCGGAGTCGTGGCATTTGTCACGCCGGAGTGGCTGGGCGATTTGGAACACGAGAATCCAGGAAGATTCGGCCTCTGGACCAGATGCAGCTACGGTGGTaatg GTGAATTGGGCGAGGAATGTATAGGCAGATTGGATGATCTGTCGACAATCGCGAACATTCCCTTCAGAGTAAGCACCATTCTAGTCGGCGTCGCTGTCATAATAGCTCTATTGACGATTTGCGCGatgcttctcttcttcttctgccaAAGTACGACTGTCTTCTATCTGTGCGCCTGGATGCAAGTAGTTTCAG CAATATCTATGGCGATTGGAGTTTGCATTTATCCCTTGGGCTGGGATTCACCTTTAATTCGAGCTGTCTGCGGTGCCGCTGCATCCAG ATACAATCCAGGAGCTTGCGCCGTTAGGTGGGCGATACCGTTAGCAGCAATCGCGGCTCTAGATGCTGCTACCTTGGCCGCGCTCGCTTTTATTCTAGCGTCCAGGCACGTCAGGCTTCAACCTGAACCCTTCAATAACGGTTCCTTGTACAAAG GTGAAGTAAACCCAGGGTACGTGAACGAGGCGCAGAGTGTCGCTGGTTCTCGAAAATCCCTCTCCTTGCGGCCGGTGCTCTTGGTCGCTCCACCAGAACAGGATCGCTACAGCGAACTCTCCAGAGCGAAATCTCATTCACATCATAGCCTTTACACACCAGCGCCATCCCACCCGGCCCACACGATGTCGACGAATACCTTGAATCATTCTCaacataattttcaattgtAG
- the LOC100645700 gene encoding cilia- and flagella-associated protein 36: MNDKDDSAWVFDSLIGFLQGPIWSAPLITFIEEKSLIFEADVEENDEYQKIYQEYKNLVDLLLGCFMEDMGITPEQFEYACTVNKYTKMPIQFQQNLFEQIWAANEYEIFKRMMIQKNLELQLQALNMIEQKYGLTPASFMYEAGVLNEDPLVMEEIIQKHVLENDSEEDKNISSETSLIKEHERLTAKYNSERALLAEALKASQEENTPERDRTQSFLKEEDEDKEEDDESKIKGKDEEEEEEEEEEEEKKEEADIPRFPKVVPLDSMSTDESKSEGPNISEEDIRNRQAYLKARRDKLVALKKEARSQRLEMNPSRPSSARSVAEATIKGEQELKLPEPLEPSILQVRKVLAARLQAEVVRKQTSQ, translated from the exons ATGAACGACAAAGACGACAGCGCTTGGGTCTTCGATTCCCTGATTGGTTTTCTTCAGGGTCCAATTTGGTCCGCGCCTCTGATCACTTTCATCGAAGAGAAGTCACTCA tatTTGAAGCGGACGTCGAGGAAAACGATGAGTATCAAAAGATATATCAGGAGTACAAAAATCTGGTGGACTTATTGCTTGGTTGTTTCATGGAAGACATGGGGATCACTCCGGAGCAATTCGAGTACGCTTGTACAGTGAATAAGTATACAAAAATGCCTATACAATTCCAACAG AACTTGTTCGAGCAAATATGGGCGGCGAACGAGTACGAGATATTCAAAAGAATGATGATTCAAAAGAATCTAGAGCTTCAACTGCAAGCTTTGAATATGATCGAACAGAAGTATGGTCTTACACCTGCATCTTTCATGTATGAAGCAGGTGTATTGAATGAAGATCCTTTAGTCATGGAAGAAATCATTCA aaaacaCGTTTTGGAGAATGATTCGGAAGAAGACAAGAACATATCGTCGGAAACTTCGTTGATCAAAGAACATGAACGTTTAACAGCTAAATATAACAGCGAACGAGCATTGTTAGCAGAAGCTCTAAAAGCGTCCCAAGAGGAAAATACTCCTGAAAGGGATCGTACACAGTCATTTTTAAAGGAAGAAGATGAAGAtaaagaagaagacgacgaaagCAAAATCAAAGggaaagacgaagaagaggaggaggaggaggaggaagaagaagaaaagaaggaagaagcagATATTCCAAGGTTCCCTAAAGTGGTTCCTCTTGATTCTATGTCCACGGACGAATCAAAATCAGAAGGACCAAAT atatcagAAGAAGACATAAGAAATAGGCAGGCATATTTAAAAGCTAGACGCGATAAATTGGTAGCTTTGAAGAAAGAAGCAAGAAGTCAACGATTGGAAATGAATCCATCGAGGCCGAGTTCCGCGAGATCGGTAGCGGAAGCCACGATCAAAGGAGAACAAGAACTAAAATTACCGGAACCTCTGGAACCGTCCATATTACAAGTACGTAAAGTACTCGCTGCTCGCCTCCAAGCAGAGGTAGTGCGTAAGCAAACGAGCCAATAA